The DNA segment GGCTAATCCGGATATCCCTGCATTCACTATGTTTACCGAGGTGATTCAGGATTCAGTGATCGATCAAATGAGACAAGGTAATATTTCATTCGCCAGCGGTAGCTCATTGACTTTGAGTACTCCTTGTATGAATGAAGTTTATGGAGACCTTGCATTCTTCAAAGATAAACTGGTTCTTCGTCCGCAGGAAATCTCAAATAACCCAGAGTTGGTTCGTCGTCTCGGATTGATTACGATCAACACTGCGATTGAGGCTGATATCTTCGGTAACGTAAACTCTACTCATATCATTGGTAACAAGATGATGAATGGTATCGGTGGCTCAGGTGACTTCGCGCGTAACGCGTACCTTTCTATCTTTACGACTCCTTCTGTTGCTAAAAACGGTGCGATCAGCGCATTCGTACCAATGGTTTCTCACCACGACCACAGTGAGCACTCAGTTAAAATCATCGTTACTGAATACGGTGTGGCTGACCTTCGCGGTAAATCTCCAATCCAGTGTGCGCAAGAGATTATCGAAAAAACAGCTCACCCGGATTACAAACAGTTGTTGTGGGATTACCTGAAGCTGGGTAAAGGACATACTCCTCACAACCTGAATGCGTGTCTGGCTTTCCACACTGAATTCAACAAGTCCGGAGACATGCGTAATGTTAAATGGGAAGAATTCGCATAATTCATTCTTATAGTATAATGAAAAGGCACTTCGCGCAGAAGTGCCTTTTCTATTTCTAAGAGTCGTATCGGGGGAGGTGTATGGATTTGTAAGTTGTATTTGCTTTAATCTTATAGATTGAATGTTTTTTGCTCGAAAATCTTATACTTTCTAAGTTTAATGCAGAAAAAAACGTTGATTTATTTTGCGTGTAAAAAAATATCTCTATCTTTGCATCATAAAATTGAAGATATGAACACTATTTCATTACATTTTCTACTGCAAAACTCTATTATTCTCCCGGGTAAATCAGGCAGAAGAAAGGTGGGTATGTAATATGGTGATGTGTCACAAAATATAATGAAGCCTTTCTCACTCCCTGGTGAAAAAGGCTTTTTTTTATACTATAATCAAAAACGGCTTCCCTAAAGGGGGCTGCAGTATTGCAAATAATTTAAAACAAATAGTTATGTCTGATAGATTGTATGTTTTTGACACAACGCTGAGAGATGGCGAACAGGTGCCAGGCTGTCAGTTGAATACTATCGAAAAGATTGAAGTCGCTAAGGCATTGGAGGAGTTGGGTGTGGATGTTATCGAAGCCGGATTCCCGATTTCTAGCCCGGGAGATTTTAATTCAGTAATTGAAATATCTAAAGCAGTTACATGGCCAACCATTTGCGCACTGACCCGCGCTGTCGAAAAAGATATTGAAGTAGCTGCCGATGCGTTGCGTTTTGCTAAACACAAACGTATCCACACCGGTATTGGTACTTCGGATTATCACATCAAGCACAAATTCAACTCAACCCGCGAGGAAATAATCGAACGAGCAGTGGCTGCCGTGAAATATGCCCGTCGCTTTGTGGATGATGTGGAGTTTTACGCTGAAGATGCCGGTCGCTCGGATAATGAATATCTGGCTCGCGTGGTAGAAGCGGTAATCAAAGCCGGTGCTACTGTGGTAAATATCCCGGATACTACCGGTTATTGTTTGCCTGAAGAATACGGCCGCAAGATTAAATATCTGATGGAGAATGTAAATGGCGTGCATAATGCAATCCTTTCTACACACTGTCACAATGACCTCGGAATGGCTACTGCAAATACTATTGCCGGTGTAATGAACGGTGCGCGTCAGGTTGAGGTGACCATCAACGGTATTGGAGAGCGTGCCGGTAATACTTCGTTGGAAGAGGTGGCTATGATTCTGAAGAGCCACAAAGATATCGGTATCGATACCAACATTAATACGA comes from the Parabacteroides sp. FAFU027 genome and includes:
- a CDS encoding 2-isopropylmalate synthase, with protein sequence MSDRLYVFDTTLRDGEQVPGCQLNTIEKIEVAKALEELGVDVIEAGFPISSPGDFNSVIEISKAVTWPTICALTRAVEKDIEVAADALRFAKHKRIHTGIGTSDYHIKHKFNSTREEIIERAVAAVKYARRFVDDVEFYAEDAGRSDNEYLARVVEAVIKAGATVVNIPDTTGYCLPEEYGRKIKYLMENVNGVHNAILSTHCHNDLGMATANTIAGVMNGARQVEVTINGIGERAGNTSLEEVAMILKSHKDIGIDTNINTKKIYGISRMVSSLMNMPVQPNKAIVGRNAFAHSSGIHQDGVLKNRESYEIIDPVDVGVDENSIVLTARSGRAALKHRLEVLGVTLDKEKLDQAYEDFLKLADKKKDINDDDVLMLVGKERKENGRIKLEYLQVSSGVGIKPVASVCLTIAGEPFEAASSGNGPVDAAINAVKQIIRRQTTVKEFLIQAITKGSDDVGKVHMQVEYEGSVYYGFGANTDIIAASVEAYIDAINKFVI